One Synechocystis sp. LKSZ1 genomic window, GGAAATTGGGAATCTTAAATTACACGGGCAGACCTTTGCGACCTCTTGGTTTGTTATCCTACTCTTGGTAATCGCCTCCCTTGCGGCGACGCGAAGCGCTCAACGAGTTCCCAGCGGTATCCAAAACTTAATGGAATATGTGCTAGAATTCCTGCGCGAATTGGCGAGAAACCAGTTAGGAGAAAAAGAGTATCGTCCTTGGTTACCTTTTATTGGAACCCTGTTTCTCTTCATTTTTGTATCGAACTGGTCTGGGGCTCTCTTGCCCTGGAAGCTAATTCATATTCCTGCGGGAGCAGAATTAGCGGCACCGACCAACGATATCAACACCACTGTGGCTCTGGCCTTACTAACTTCTTTGGCATATTTTTATGCTGGGTTAAGTAAGAAAGGATTGGGCTATTTTGCCAACTATGTGCAACCCATTCCCGTCCTCTTACCGATTAAGATTTTAGAAGATTTCACCAAGCCTCTTTCCCTCAGCTTCCGTCTTTTCGGCAACATCTTGGCAGATGAGTTGGTGGTTGCTGTACTGGTACTTCTCGTGCCTTTATTTGTGCCCCTGCCCCTGATGGCCCTAGGATTATTTACCAGTGCCATCCAAGCTTTAGTGTTTGCCACCCTGGCTGGAGCCTATATCCATGAGGCGATTGAGTCGGAAGGTGAACACGAAGAGCATGGGTAAAGATTAAGTCGGAAAACCTGGTGAAAGCAATTGCCCGGAGACGGGCCTGACCCTTTCAGTTCTGGCGATCCGAACTGGCTTGACCTATGCAAATCCTGGGAAGTCGCCGAAGGAAAGCCAAAATCTCTTGTTATTTTGGCCGGGAACGCGCTCCTTTTTATCCGTCCATTTGAACGTTGTCTTTGTTAGTCAAAAGGAAAGAATCATCATGAATCCTACTGTTGCTGCTGCTTCCGTCATTGCTGCTGCCCTCGCTGTTGGCCTGGGTGCCATTGGCCCTGGTATTGGTCAAGGTAACGCCTCCGGTCAAGCCGTTTCTGGGATTGCTCGTCAGCCCGAAGCAGAAGGAAAAATTCGGGGAACCCTGCTCCTGACCTTGGCGTTCATGGAATCCCTGACCATTTACGGTCTGGTGATCGCCCTGGTTCTTCTGTTTGCCAACCCCTTTGCGTAGGGTCTAGTACTACGAGAGGCGTGAGCATTCACGTCTCTTCCCCCCGGCTTCAGTTGAGGCCCACAGGGGGGTGAACGACTGCAAACCCCTGAAATGAATTTGTAAAAAAATGTTTGATTTTGATGCCACTCTGCCCTTCATGGCATTGCAATTCATTGTCTTGGCCTTCGTTTTGAATGCAATCTTCTATAAGCCTTTAAATAAGGTTCTCGATGAGCGAGCAGACTACATTCGCCAAAAAGAAGAAGATGCTCGGGAGCGCCTCGCCAAGGCCAATGAGCTAACCCAGCAGTATGAGCAACAAATCACCGATGCTCGTCGGCAATCCCAGGAAGTGATCGCCAATGCCCAGGTTGAAGCCAAACGACTAGCGGCAGAGAAAATTGCTGTAGCTCAGCAGGAGGCTCAACACCAGAAAGAGGCGGCAGCTCAAGAGATTGAAACCCAACGTCAGTCGGCCCTGAGTTCTTTAGAACGGGAAGTAGACGCGTTGAGCCATCAAATTCTGAGCAAGCTTTTGGGGCCTGAGTTGATCAAGTAACGCTTTTATAGGTTGAGTTATCAATTATGCTGAATACCTTGTTAATTCTAGCAACCGAGGCTCATTCGGCGGCAGAAGGGGGATTTGGTCTCAATCTAGATTTTTTAGAGACCAATCTTTTTAACCTAGCAATCTTGTTAGGAATTGTTGTTTACTATGCACCGAAAACCCTAGGCAAAATCCTAAGCGAGCGACGGACGAAAATTGCCGAAGTGATTCAAGAGGCGGAGGAGCGTCAGCGTAAAGCGGCGGCCCTGCTAACGGAAGAGCAACAGAAGCTGGCTCAGGCCCAGGCTGAGGCGATTCGTATCCGCCAAGTCGCTGACCAAAGGGCCGAGGCTACTAAGGTAGAAATTGCGGCCCAGGCGGAGCAAGACGTACAGCGCTTACGGGAAACGGCGGACAAGGATCTGGGTGCAGAACAAGACCGAGTTATGGCCGAATTAAAGCGTCGAATTGCAGTGTTGGCGGTGGAACGGGCAGAGTCTAGTCTCCGGGGACGCCTCAGCAACAGTGAGCAAGACCGCTTAATTGAACGCAGTGTTGCCCAGTTAGGAGGCCATTAATGAAAGGCGCATTATATAGTAGCGAAATTGCTGAACCCTACGCCCAAGCGCTTATGGCTTTGGCGCAAAATCAGCACTTAACGACCGTTTTTGGTGATAGCATTCGGGATTTACTTGCTTTGCTGGATGAATCTCCTGATTTAGAGGTCGTATTATCTAATCCTGTCGTTAAAGACGACGATAAAAAAGCAATTCTACGCCGAATTTTAGGGGGTCAAGTTAATCCCTACCTCCTCAATTTCATGCTTTTGCTGGTAGATAAACGGCGGATTATTTTCCTGCGAGCTATCTGCCAACAGTATCAAGTATTGCTCCGCAAGCTCACCAATACCGTTTTGGCTGAAGTCGTTTCAGTCTTGAAACTCACCGATAGTCAGCGCCAGACAGTGATCGATAAAGTTAAACAACTGACCGGGGCCAGTGACGTTGAGATACAAACGACTATTGACCCCGATATTTTGGGGGGCGTGATCATCAAAGTCGGCTCCCAAGTCTTCGACTCCAGTTTGAAGGG contains:
- the atpB gene encoding F0F1 ATP synthase subunit A; this encodes MLAGLSVVNLFPFAALEVGRQWYWEIGNLKLHGQTFATSWFVILLLVIASLAATRSAQRVPSGIQNLMEYVLEFLRELARNQLGEKEYRPWLPFIGTLFLFIFVSNWSGALLPWKLIHIPAGAELAAPTNDINTTVALALLTSLAYFYAGLSKKGLGYFANYVQPIPVLLPIKILEDFTKPLSLSFRLFGNILADELVVAVLVLLVPLFVPLPLMALGLFTSAIQALVFATLAGAYIHEAIESEGEHEEHG
- the atpE gene encoding ATP synthase F0 subunit C, which translates into the protein MNPTVAAASVIAAALAVGLGAIGPGIGQGNASGQAVSGIARQPEAEGKIRGTLLLTLAFMESLTIYGLVIALVLLFANPFA
- a CDS encoding F0F1 ATP synthase subunit B', translated to MFDFDATLPFMALQFIVLAFVLNAIFYKPLNKVLDERADYIRQKEEDARERLAKANELTQQYEQQITDARRQSQEVIANAQVEAKRLAAEKIAVAQQEAQHQKEAAAQEIETQRQSALSSLEREVDALSHQILSKLLGPELIK
- a CDS encoding F0F1 ATP synthase subunit B — translated: MLNTLLILATEAHSAAEGGFGLNLDFLETNLFNLAILLGIVVYYAPKTLGKILSERRTKIAEVIQEAEERQRKAAALLTEEQQKLAQAQAEAIRIRQVADQRAEATKVEIAAQAEQDVQRLRETADKDLGAEQDRVMAELKRRIAVLAVERAESSLRGRLSNSEQDRLIERSVAQLGGH
- the atpH gene encoding ATP synthase F1 subunit delta — its product is MKGALYSSEIAEPYAQALMALAQNQHLTTVFGDSIRDLLALLDESPDLEVVLSNPVVKDDDKKAILRRILGGQVNPYLLNFMLLLVDKRRIIFLRAICQQYQVLLRKLTNTVLAEVVSVLKLTDSQRQTVIDKVKQLTGASDVEIQTTIDPDILGGVIIKVGSQVFDSSLKGQLRRISLSLGGAI